Proteins encoded together in one Telopea speciosissima isolate NSW1024214 ecotype Mountain lineage chromosome 4, Tspe_v1, whole genome shotgun sequence window:
- the LOC122658183 gene encoding probable 1-deoxy-D-xylulose-5-phosphate synthase 2, chloroplastic produces the protein MAVSGFPMTRTSAIISPSIRAPQGPMPYLNCRRQVQTRASASNSPGGEERKKKIKKENGAWKIDYSEQKPATPLLDTINFPVHLKNLSIEDLEQLAAELRAETVYNVSKTGGHLSSSLGVVELTVALHHVFDTPDDKIIWDVGHQAYVHKTLTGRRSRMHTIRQTSGLAGFPKRDESIYDAFGAGHSSTSISAGLGMAVARDLLRKNNHVISVIGDGAMTAGQAYEAMNNTGYLDTNMIVILNDNRQVSLPTATLDGPATPVGALSSTLSKLQASTKFRKAREAAKGLSKKVGGQAHEVAAKMDEYARGMMSASGASLFEELGLYYIGPVDGHNVEDLVTIFRKVKEMPAQGPVLIHIVTEKGKGYPPAEAAADKMHGVVKFDPKSGKQFKSKPPTLSYTQYFVDSLIKEAEVDDKIVAVHAAMGGGTGLNFFEKKFPDRCFDVGIAEQHAVTFAAGLATEGIKPFCAIYSSFLQRGYDQVVHDVDLQKLPVRFALDRAGLVGADGPTHCGAFDITYMACLPNMIVMAPSDEAELMHMVATAAAIDDRPSCFRFPRGNGVGVALPPNNKGTPLEIGKGRILMEGNKVALLGFGSVVQQCLEAANALNSHDVTVTVADARFCKPLDTELIRNLANEHEILITVEEGSIGGFGSHVSHFLSLNGLLDGHLKLRSMVLPDRYIDHGSPQDQIQEAGLTARHISATVLSLFGRAKEALQLQ, from the exons ATGGCAGTTTCAGGGTTTCCCATGACGAGAACCTCGGCCATCATCAGCCCTTCCATTAGAGCTCCACAAGGACCAATGCCGTACCTTAATTGCAGGAGACAG GTTCAAACGAGAGCTTCTGCCAGTAACTCTCCTGGCGGcgaggaaaggaagaaaaagataaagaaagagaatggTGCTTGGAAAATTGATTACTCAGAACAGAAACCGGCAACACCATTACTTGATACAATCAATTTCCCTGTTCATTTGAAGAATCTTTCAATAGAG GATCTTGAACAGCTCGCAGCAGAGCTTAGAGCTGAAACAGTTTATAATGTTTCAAAGACAGGTGGGCATTTGAGTTCAAGTTTAGGAGTGGTGGAGTTGACTGTTGCACTTCACCATGTTTTTGACACTCCAGACGATAAAATCATTTGGGATGTTGGCCATCAG GCTTATGTGCATAAGACTTTGACGGGGAGAAGGTCAAGAATGCATACAATAAGGCAGACTTCGGGGCTTGCAGGTTTTCCTAAAAGGGATGAGAGCATTTATGATGCATTTGGTGCAGGACATAGCTCCACAAGTATCTCTGCTGGTCTTG GAATGGCGGTTGCTAGAGATCTTCTACGGAAGAATAACCATGTTATCTCTGTGATTGGAGATGGAGCCATGACCGCAGGTCAAGCCTATGAAGCAATGAATAACACAGGATACCTTGATACAAACATGATTGTTATATTGAATGATAACAGACAGGTCTCCTTACCCACTGCAACTCTTGATGGTCCCGCAACGCCCGTTGGAGCTCTCAGCAGCACCCTTAGTAAGCTGCAAGCAAGCACCAAATTCCGCAAGGCCCGTGAGGCTGCCAAG GGTTTAAGCAAAAAAGTTGGAGGTCAAGCACATGAAGTTGCAGCAAAGATGGACGAGTATGCGAGAGGGATGATGAGTGCCTCTGGTGCTTCTCTCTTTGAGGAGCTTGGATTGTATTATATAGGCCCAGTAGATGGTCACAATGTCGAAGATTTAGTGACCATATTCCGAAAAGTGAAAGAGATGCCTGCACAAGGGCCTGTTCTGATCCATATTGTAACAGAGAAAGGAAAGGGCTATCCGCCAGCAGAAGCTGCTGCAGATAAAATGCATG gGGTTGTTAAATTTGACCCCAAATCAGGGAAGCAATTCAAGTCCAAGCCCCCTACACTTTCCTACACTCAGTACTTTGTAGACTCCCTTATAAAAGAAGCAGAGGTAGATGACAAGATTGTGGCTGTTCATGCTGCTATGGGTGGTGGAACTGGCCTTAATTTCTTTGAAAAGAAATTTCCGGATCGATGCTTCGATGTTGGGATTGCAGAACAGCATGCTGTAACATTTGCTGCAGGTCTAGCTACCGAGGGTATCAAGCCGTTTTGTGCAATATATTCATCATTTTTGCAACGAGGATATGATCAG GTGGTTCATGATGTGGATCTTCAGAAACTACCAGTGCGGTTCGCATTAGATCGAGCTGGCTTAGTTGGTGCTGATGGTCCTACACATTGTGGTGCATTTGACATTACATACATGGCTTGCTTACCAAATATGATTGTCATGGCTCCCTCCGATGAAGCTGAGCTGATGCATATGGTTGCCACAGCAGCAGCCATTGATGACAGACCAAGCTGCTTTAGGTTTCCAAGGGGTAATGGAGTTGGAGTAGCACTCCCTCCTAATAACAAAGGTACTCCACTTGAG ATTGGGAAAGGCAGAATACTGATGGAAGGAAATAAAGTAGCTCTTCTAGGATTTGGTTCCGTAGTTCAGCAATGTCTTGAAGCTGCAAATGCACTCAACTCCCACGACGTTACCGTCACAGTTGCTGATGCTAGGTTCTGCAAACCTCTTGATACAGAGCTAATAAGAAATCTGGCTAATGAACATGAGATCCTTATTACAGTGGAGGAAGGTTCTATTGGAGGATTTGGTTCTCATGTGTCTCACTTTCTCAGCTTGAATGGACTTCTAGATGGGCATCTCAAG TTGAGATCAATGGTGCTACCTGACAGATACATTGATCATGGGTCACCACAAGATCAGATTCAAGAAGCAGGACTTACTGCAAGGCATATATCTGCAACAGTGTTGTCTCTCTTTGGAAGAGCCAAAGAAGCACTTCAGCTCCAGTGA